The Prunus persica cultivar Lovell chromosome G7, Prunus_persica_NCBIv2, whole genome shotgun sequence genome has a segment encoding these proteins:
- the LOC18769158 gene encoding alpha-L-arabinofuranosidase 1: protein MGSCKSPYVVLLLYVLVFFVYQSFAFGVDTNQTAKLLVDASEASGRPISETMFGIFFEEFNNAGAGGLWAELVSNRGFEAGGPNVPSNIDPWSIIGNESSLIVSTDRSSCFDRNKVALRMEVLCDSQGANSCPDDGVGIYNPGFWGMNIEKGKTYSVVLYVRSSGSINVSVSLTGSDGLQKLAAANIIASGSEVSNWKKFKVMLEAQGTNPNSRLQLTTTRKGFIWFDQVSVMPLDTYKGHGFRKDLVQLLEDLKPQFMRFPGGCFVEGAWLRNAFRWKETIGPWEERPGHFGDVWMYWTDDGLGYFEFLQLAEDLGTLPIWVFNNGISHNDQVDTASVLPFVQEALDGLEFARGNPNSTWGSLRAAMGHPEPFDLRYVGIGNEDCGKKNYLGNYLKFYSAIKRAYPDIKIISNCDGSSQKLDHPADLFDFHFYTDDAKIMSSMAHQFDHTSRSGPKAFVSEYAVTTGSLLAALGEAGFLIGLEKNSDVVEMASYAPLFSNDRRANFAAIVFNSSHLYGTPSYWVQCLFNESSGATIFNATLKTNSSTDQVEQLLASAISWKNSENENSYLRIKIVNLGTNIVNLKIVVDGLEPNSINLSESTKTVLTSTNVMDENSLNEPKKVIPNRSLLEKAGEDGEDVEVVISPNSFTSIDFLIESS from the exons ATGGGCTCCTGCAAGTCCCCTTATGTTGTTCTTCTTCTATATGTCTTGGTTTTCTTTGTGTATCaatcttttgcttttggagTTGATACGAACCAGACAGCAAAGCTGCTGGTAGATGCTTCTGAAGCATCAGGACGGCCAATATCTGAAACAATGTTTGGAATTTTCTTTGAG GAGTTTAACAATGCTGGTGCTGGCGGGCTATGGGCTGAGCTTGTAAGCAACAGAG GTTTTGAAGCTGGGGGCCCAAACGTTCCTTCCAACATTGATCCTTGGTCAATAATTGGGAATGAGTCATCTTTGATAGTGTCAACAGACCGTTCTTCGTGCTTTGACCGCAACAAGGTTGCACTCCGAATGGAGGTGCTATGTGATAGCCAAGGTGCCAATAGCTGCCCTGATGATGGTGTAGGAATTTATAACCCCGGGTTCTGGGGCATG AATATTGAAAAAGGGAAGACCTACAGTGTTGTTCTTTATGTCCGCTCATCTGGATCAATCAATGTGTCCGTATCATTGACAGGCTCAGATGGGTTGCAGAAACTTGCTGCTGCGAACATTAT AGCTTCTGGTTCAGAAGTTTCAAACTggaaaaaattcaaagttaTGTTGGAAGCCCAAGGAACAAATCCTAATTCAAGACTGCAATTGACAACAACCAGAAAAGGGTTTATATGGTTTGATCAAGTGTCAGTCATGCCCCTGGATACATATAAG GGACATGGATTTCGGAAGGACCTTGTTCAACTGTTGGAAGATTTAAAACCTCAATTTATGAGATTTCCAG GTGGCTGTTTCGTCGAAGGTGCATGGCTACGAAATGCATTTCGTTGGAAAGAAACAATTGGACCCTGGGAAGAGAGACCTGGACACTTTGGTGATGTTTGGATGTACTGGACTGACGATGGACTTGGTTATTTTGAGTTTCTCCAA CTAGCAGAGGACCTTGGTACATTGCCAATATGGGTATTTAATAACG GAATCAGTCACAATGATCAAGTTGATACTGCCAGTGTCTTACCATTTGTACAG GAAGCTCTTGATGGTCTTGAGTTTGCTAGGGGCAACCCTAATTCTACCTGGGGTTCTCTCCGTGCTGCAATGGGACACCCAGAACCCTTTGACTTGAGATATGTTGGTATTGGGAATGAGGATTGCGGAAAAAAGAACTACCTAG GAAATTACCTTAAGTTCTATAGTGCTATAAAACGTGCCTATCCagacatcaaaataatttcaaactgTGACGGATCTTCTCAAAAGTTGGATCATCCAGCTGATTTGTTCGATTTTCAT TTCTATACAGATGATGCCAAAATCATGTCGTCTATGGCTCATCAGTTTGATCATACATCACGTAGTGGTCCCAAG GCTTTTGTGAGTGAGTATGCCGTCACAACAGGAAGTCTTCTAGCAGCACTAGGTGAAGCTGGATTTCTTATTGGGCTGGAGAAAAACAG TGATGTTGTTGAGATGGCAAGTTATGCACCACTCTTTTCCAATGACAGGAG GGCGAACTTCGCTGCAATCGTCTTTAACTCCTCACATCTCTATGGGACTCCTAGCTACTGGGTGCAATGTCTTTTTAACGAATCAAGTGGAGCAACTATTTTCAATGCAACACTCAAAACAAATTCGTCTACTGATCAAGTGGAGCAACTTCTTGCATCTGCAATTTCTtggaaaaattcagaaaatgaGAATAGTTACCTAAGAATCAAG ATTGTGAACTTGGGAACAAACATAGTGAATCTCAAGATTGTTGTGGACGGGTTGGAGCCGAATTCCATTAATCTGTCTGAGTCAACCAAGACCGTGCTCACGTCAACCAACGTGATGGATGAGAATTCCTTAAATGAGCCAAAGAAG GTGATACCGAACCGGAGTCTACTTGAGAAGGCTGGGGAAGATGGTGAGGATGTGGAGGTTGTAATCTCGCCGAATTCTTTCACTTctattgatttcttaatagAATCAAGCTAG